One Herbaspirillum rubrisubalbicans genomic window carries:
- a CDS encoding BON domain-containing protein, which produces MSLTKMSLTKRFLGFFLALFMVSLVGCASSPGKEGTGEYVDDAVITTKVKAAIFNEPNLKSSEINVETYKGVVQLSGFVSSSTSAARATELARGVKGVVSVRNDLRLKQ; this is translated from the coding sequence ATGTCCCTCACCAAAATGTCCCTGACCAAGCGTTTCCTCGGTTTCTTCCTGGCCCTGTTCATGGTTTCCCTGGTGGGCTGCGCTTCCAGCCCGGGCAAGGAAGGCACCGGTGAATACGTCGATGACGCCGTCATCACTACCAAGGTGAAGGCCGCCATCTTCAACGAACCCAACCTGAAGTCTTCCGAGATCAACGTCGAAACCTACAAGGGCGTGGTCCAGCTCTCCGGCTTCGTCTCCAGCTCGACCTCGGCCGCCCGTGCCACCGAACTGGCGCGTGGTGTCAAGGGCGTGGTCTCGGTACGTAATGACCTGCGCCTGAAGCAATAA
- a CDS encoding CsbD family protein, which produces MNWDIVEGNWKQFKGKAKEQWGKLTDDDLDVIAGKRDQLAGRVQEAYGVSKDEAEKQIRDWEDRNKDWRQ; this is translated from the coding sequence ATGAACTGGGACATCGTGGAAGGCAACTGGAAGCAATTCAAGGGCAAGGCCAAGGAACAGTGGGGCAAGCTCACTGACGACGATCTCGACGTCATCGCCGGCAAGCGCGATCAACTGGCCGGCCGCGTGCAGGAAGCCTATGGCGTGAGCAAGGACGAAGCCGAAAAGCAGATTCGTGACTGGGAGGATCGCAACAAGGATTGGCGTCAGTAA
- a CDS encoding branched-chain amino acid ABC transporter permease yields the protein MDIFIQQIINGLVLGSMYALIALGYTMVYGVLNLINFAHGDILMVGAMVGLSLLKVVQQVAPHLPGIVQLVIAIVGAIPVCIVVSLLIERIAYRPLRNAPRLAPLITAIGVSILLQTFAMMIWGRSPLPFPQVMPSDPVHIAGALISPTQIMLLILALAAMIGLVLIVEKTKMGRAMRATAENPRIAGLMGVDANRVIIVTFAIGAALAAIAGVMWAANYSTAQFAMGFVPGLKAFSAAVLGGIGNIYGAMLGGILLGLIESLGAGYIGDLTGNFLGSNYQDIFAFVVLIIVLTLRPSGIMGERVADRA from the coding sequence ATGGACATTTTCATCCAGCAGATCATCAACGGATTGGTGCTAGGCAGCATGTACGCACTGATCGCCCTGGGCTACACCATGGTGTACGGGGTGCTGAACCTGATCAACTTTGCCCACGGCGACATCCTGATGGTGGGGGCCATGGTGGGCCTGTCGCTCCTCAAAGTGGTGCAACAGGTGGCGCCGCACCTGCCAGGCATCGTGCAGCTGGTCATTGCCATCGTCGGCGCCATTCCGGTGTGTATCGTGGTGAGCTTGCTGATCGAGCGCATCGCCTATCGCCCGCTGCGCAATGCGCCGCGCCTGGCACCGCTGATCACCGCTATCGGCGTGTCGATCCTGTTGCAGACCTTCGCCATGATGATCTGGGGCCGCAGCCCGCTGCCGTTCCCGCAGGTCATGCCGTCTGATCCGGTGCATATCGCCGGCGCCCTCATTTCGCCGACCCAGATCATGCTGCTGATCCTGGCCCTGGCCGCGATGATCGGCCTGGTGCTGATCGTGGAAAAAACCAAGATGGGCCGCGCCATGCGTGCCACCGCCGAGAACCCGCGCATTGCGGGCCTGATGGGCGTGGATGCCAACCGCGTCATCATCGTCACCTTCGCCATCGGCGCCGCGCTGGCAGCGATTGCCGGCGTGATGTGGGCCGCCAACTATTCCACCGCGCAATTCGCCATGGGCTTCGTGCCGGGCCTGAAGGCCTTCTCGGCGGCGGTGCTGGGCGGTATCGGCAATATCTATGGCGCCATGCTGGGCGGCATCCTGCTGGGCCTGATCGAAAGCCTCGGTGCTGGTTACATCGGTGACCTGACCGGCAACTTCCTGGGTAGCAACTACCAGGACATCTTCGCCTTCGTGGTGCTCATCATCGTGCTGACCCTGCGCCCGTCCGGGATCATGGGTGAGCGTGTGGCGGATCGTGCCTAA
- a CDS encoding ABC transporter ATP-binding protein, with translation MSQTLLKIRDVSKRFGGLQALNGVGITIERGQIYGLIGPNGAGKTTFFNVITGLYQPDTGTFELAGKPYSPSAPHEVAKAGIARTFQNIRLFGEMTVLENVMVGCHVRTKQNVFGAVFRHKAARDEEAAIRAKSQQLLDFVGIGQFAKRTARHLSYGDQRRLEIARALATEPQLLALDEPAAGMNATEKLALRELLVKIQAEGKTILLIEHDVKLMMGLCNRITVLDYGKPIAEGVPADVQKNPAVIEAYLGAGH, from the coding sequence ATGAGTCAGACACTGCTCAAGATCCGTGACGTCAGCAAGCGTTTCGGCGGCCTGCAAGCCTTGAACGGCGTGGGCATCACCATCGAGCGCGGCCAGATCTATGGCCTGATCGGCCCCAACGGCGCCGGCAAGACCACCTTCTTCAACGTCATCACAGGCCTGTATCAACCGGACACCGGCACTTTCGAACTGGCCGGCAAGCCCTATTCCCCGAGCGCCCCGCACGAAGTGGCCAAGGCCGGCATTGCCCGCACCTTCCAGAACATTCGCCTCTTCGGTGAAATGACCGTGCTGGAGAACGTGATGGTGGGTTGCCACGTGCGCACCAAGCAGAACGTCTTCGGTGCGGTGTTCCGCCACAAGGCGGCCCGCGATGAAGAAGCGGCGATCCGCGCCAAGTCGCAGCAGTTGCTGGATTTCGTGGGCATCGGCCAGTTCGCCAAGCGTACTGCGCGCCATCTCTCGTATGGCGACCAGCGGCGCCTGGAAATCGCCCGCGCCCTGGCCACTGAACCGCAACTGCTGGCGCTGGACGAACCGGCTGCCGGCATGAACGCTACCGAAAAATTGGCCCTGCGCGAACTGCTGGTGAAGATCCAAGCCGAAGGTAAAACCATCCTCTTGATCGAACACGATGTGAAGCTGATGATGGGCCTGTGCAATCGCATCACCGTGCTGGACTACGGCAAGCCCATTGCCGAAGGCGTACCGGCCGATGTGCAGAAGAACCCGGCCGTGATTGAAGCCTACCTGGGCGCCGGACATTAA
- the radC gene encoding RadC family protein: MTMTTTLTHWPKDQRPRERLLQFGPAALSDAELLAIFLRVGIPGKNVMEVSHSLLKRFGSLEMLFDAAHNKTDLGDGLGPAKCSQLRAALELSRRVIHEQLKTHSVLNSTRAVGDYLKLLFKGREHECFVALFMNVRNQLIGTEELFRGTLNHSAVYPREVVKAALRHNAASVILAHNHPSGDPEPSDQDLDMTEALEDALDLVDVELLDHFVVAGTRLYSFADHGKL; encoded by the coding sequence ATGACCATGACCACCACATTGACCCACTGGCCCAAGGATCAGCGACCACGCGAGCGCTTGCTGCAGTTCGGGCCGGCTGCGCTGTCGGATGCGGAACTGCTGGCGATCTTTCTGCGGGTGGGGATTCCCGGCAAGAACGTGATGGAGGTCTCGCATAGCCTGCTCAAACGCTTCGGCTCGCTGGAAATGCTGTTCGACGCCGCCCACAACAAGACCGACCTGGGCGACGGCTTGGGCCCGGCCAAGTGCAGCCAGTTGCGTGCCGCGCTGGAACTGTCGCGGCGCGTGATCCATGAGCAGTTGAAGACGCATTCGGTACTCAACTCCACCCGAGCCGTGGGAGATTATCTGAAGCTGCTGTTCAAGGGCCGCGAACATGAATGTTTCGTCGCCCTCTTCATGAACGTGCGCAACCAGTTGATCGGCACGGAAGAATTGTTCCGCGGCACGCTCAATCATTCAGCGGTCTACCCGCGCGAAGTGGTCAAGGCGGCGCTGCGCCACAATGCTGCCTCGGTGATCCTGGCCCACAACCACCCTTCCGGCGACCCCGAGCCCAGCGATCAGGACCTGGACATGACCGAGGCGCTGGAAGATGCCCTGGATCTGGTGGATGTGGAATTGCTGGACCATTTCGTGGTGGCTGGAACACGCCTTTATTCCTTCGCCGACCACGGC
- a CDS encoding FKBP-type peptidyl-prolyl cis-trans isomerase: MSSPTVPVVTENAYLTLHYRLASQEGEDIVSTFNENPATLQFGQGQLAPFLEACLLGLPEGTHQTFELAPEQAFGERSDELIQRISRATLDENSAMDEQYRIGDLVDFAAPGGGRFAGILRAIDDDGAIFDFNHPLAGQTLKFEVKIIGIL, translated from the coding sequence ATGTCCAGCCCAACTGTCCCCGTCGTCACCGAAAACGCCTACCTAACGCTGCATTACCGCCTGGCTTCACAGGAAGGGGAAGACATCGTCAGCACCTTCAACGAAAACCCGGCCACGCTGCAGTTCGGCCAGGGCCAGTTGGCCCCGTTCCTGGAAGCCTGCCTGCTGGGCCTGCCCGAAGGCACGCACCAGACCTTCGAGCTGGCACCGGAGCAGGCCTTTGGCGAACGCAGCGATGAACTGATCCAGCGCATCTCGCGCGCCACCCTGGACGAAAACTCGGCCATGGATGAGCAATACCGCATCGGTGACCTGGTCGATTTCGCCGCCCCCGGTGGTGGTCGCTTTGCTGGCATCCTGCGTGCGATCGATGATGATGGCGCAATTTTCGACTTCAATCATCCGCTGGCCGGCCAAACCTTGAAGTTCGAAGTGAAAATCATAGGAATCCTGTAA
- a CDS encoding ABC transporter ATP-binding protein: MTTNILKVEQLSVAYGGIQAVKGIALEVNEGELVTLIGANGAGKTTTLKAITGTLPSSKVDGHIYYLGHPLKGKKSFELVKDKLAMVPEGRGVFTRMSIHENLLMGAYTSNDKGQIAADIDRWFEVFPRLKERAAQMAGTLSGGEQQMLAMARALMSHPKLLLLDEPSMGLSPIMVEKIFEVIRNVSAQGITILLVEQNAKLALEAAHRGYVMESGLITMNGQAKQMLDDPRVKAAYLGEG, encoded by the coding sequence ATGACAACCAACATCCTCAAAGTCGAACAACTGAGCGTGGCCTATGGCGGCATCCAGGCCGTCAAGGGCATTGCGCTGGAAGTCAACGAAGGCGAACTGGTGACCTTGATCGGCGCCAACGGCGCCGGCAAGACCACCACCTTGAAAGCCATCACCGGGACGCTGCCCAGCAGTAAAGTCGATGGCCACATCTACTACCTGGGCCATCCCTTGAAGGGCAAGAAGTCCTTCGAGCTGGTCAAGGACAAGCTGGCGATGGTGCCGGAAGGCCGTGGCGTCTTCACCCGCATGAGCATCCACGAAAACCTGCTGATGGGCGCCTACACCAGCAATGACAAGGGTCAGATCGCGGCCGACATCGACCGCTGGTTCGAGGTCTTCCCGCGGCTGAAGGAACGTGCTGCGCAGATGGCCGGTACCTTGTCGGGTGGCGAGCAGCAGATGCTGGCCATGGCGCGTGCGCTGATGAGCCATCCCAAGCTGCTGTTGCTGGATGAGCCTTCGATGGGTCTGTCGCCGATCATGGTGGAGAAGATCTTTGAAGTGATCCGCAATGTGTCGGCGCAGGGCATCACCATCCTGCTGGTGGAACAGAACGCCAAGCTGGCGCTGGAGGCAGCGCATCGCGGTTACGTGATGGAGTCCGGTCTCATCACCATGAATGGCCAGGCCAAGCAGATGCTGGATGATCCGCGGGTCAAGGCGGCTTATCTGGGTGAGGGTTGA
- a CDS encoding response regulator: protein MTKILVVDDHAVVRAGVQHFISEIPSMEIGGEASTAEEAIRLVRTQDWDIVLLDIAMPDKSGVEVLKQIKREKPELPVLMLSMHPESRYAVQVLRSGASGYVQKEALATELVNAINTILRGHKYISYGVAELLTSEPVDSEKPLHETLSQREYEIFYKLGQGQGVTQIADELCLSVKTVSTYRSRVLQKMSMTNNADIIYYAIKNNLID from the coding sequence ATGACAAAAATACTTGTAGTCGATGACCATGCGGTCGTGCGGGCAGGTGTGCAGCACTTCATTTCGGAAATCCCGTCGATGGAAATCGGCGGTGAAGCCAGTACGGCCGAAGAAGCCATCCGCCTGGTACGTACCCAGGACTGGGATATCGTCTTGCTCGATATCGCCATGCCCGACAAGAGTGGCGTGGAAGTATTGAAGCAGATCAAGCGTGAAAAACCGGAGTTGCCGGTGCTGATGCTGTCGATGCACCCCGAGAGCCGCTATGCGGTGCAGGTGCTGCGCAGCGGCGCTTCCGGTTATGTGCAGAAGGAAGCGCTGGCCACCGAACTGGTCAATGCCATCAACACCATCCTGCGCGGGCACAAGTACATCAGCTATGGCGTGGCCGAGTTGCTCACCAGCGAACCGGTGGATTCGGAAAAGCCGCTGCATGAAACGCTCTCGCAGCGCGAGTATGAAATCTTCTACAAGCTGGGCCAGGGTCAGGGCGTGACGCAAATCGCCGATGAACTGTGCCTGTCGGTCAAGACGGTGAGTACCTATCGTTCGCGCGTGCTGCAGAAGATGAGCATGACCAACAATGCGGACATCATTTATTACGCGATCAAGAACAACCTGATCGATTGA
- a CDS encoding response regulator — protein MDDILNSRPQRDSDGTPLQIFLVEDSEDVRDLIVESLAEIAGVHLVGHAESEREALRHLQLHSYDVLILDIQLKQGNGMSLLQSLARSNTRRQSEVKVVFSNHVSATYRRVGVQCGVQHFFDKSSELPLLCDLLEELAGQKAGKSGRTSSSNNSPQGPAQAGGI, from the coding sequence ATGGATGACATTCTCAACAGCAGGCCCCAGCGCGACAGCGACGGGACGCCCTTGCAGATCTTCCTGGTGGAGGATTCGGAGGACGTGCGGGACCTGATCGTGGAGAGCCTGGCGGAAATCGCCGGGGTGCATCTGGTGGGCCATGCCGAAAGCGAACGGGAGGCCTTGCGCCATCTGCAGTTGCACAGCTACGACGTACTGATCCTGGACATCCAGTTGAAGCAGGGCAATGGCATGAGCCTGCTGCAGTCGCTGGCGCGTTCCAATACGCGGCGTCAGAGCGAGGTCAAGGTGGTCTTCAGCAACCATGTCAGCGCGACCTATCGGCGCGTGGGCGTGCAGTGCGGGGTGCAGCACTTCTTCGACAAGTCTTCCGAACTGCCGCTGCTGTGCGATCTGCTGGAAGAATTGGCAGGGCAGAAGGCGGGCAAGTCCGGACGCACATCGTCGAGCAACAATTCACCGCAAGGACCGGCCCAGGCCGGGGGCATTTGA
- a CDS encoding DUF883 family protein — translation MQTTKFKTVRSDVQSLLQQAQDMFAEAATATGAKADELRAGAQALLEQALNTAQDAQAAVVDTSRQIVTSTDDYVHSNPWRAVVIGTGIGLLVGLAVGRCADRS, via the coding sequence ATGCAAACCACCAAGTTCAAGACCGTCCGCAGCGACGTGCAATCGCTGTTGCAGCAAGCCCAGGACATGTTCGCCGAAGCCGCCACCGCGACCGGCGCCAAAGCCGATGAGCTGCGCGCCGGTGCCCAGGCGCTGTTGGAACAGGCTCTCAATACCGCCCAGGATGCGCAAGCCGCAGTGGTCGATACCAGTCGCCAGATCGTCACCAGCACCGACGACTACGTCCATTCGAACCCGTGGCGCGCAGTGGTCATCGGCACCGGGATCGGCCTGCTGGTCGGCCTGGCCGTGGGCCGCTGCGCGGACCGCTCCTGA
- a CDS encoding ABC transporter permease subunit: protein MALMTFDMKRNPRQAQLSLLALLALMIVFPIVAQQFGNSWVRIMDMALLYIMLALGLNVVVGFAGLLDLGYIAFYAIGAYTAGLLASPQFAAVIESFINTYPSIGNFLVWLCGPQIVQNGIHLSLWLIVPISGVLAAIFGALLGAPTLKLRGDYLAIVTLGFGEIIRIFMNNLNAPVNITNGPQGINLIDPIRVFGVSLAGEPGSGSMVKVLGMSLPSVNAYYYLFLVLCIFVIFFSTRLQDSRLGRAWVAIREDEIAAKAMGINTRNVKLLAFAMGASFGGVAGAMFGAFQGFVSPESFSLTESIAVLAMVVLGGIGHIPGVVLGGVILAALPEVLRHVVEPLQMAIFGRVWIDAEVLRQLLYGLAMVVIMLTRPAGLWPSPRHEDRPEVDHTKVGTTGEVKA, encoded by the coding sequence ATGGCTCTCATGACCTTCGATATGAAGCGCAATCCCCGGCAGGCACAACTGAGCCTGCTGGCGCTGTTGGCGCTGATGATCGTCTTCCCCATCGTCGCCCAGCAGTTCGGCAATTCCTGGGTGCGCATCATGGATATGGCGCTGCTCTACATCATGCTGGCCCTGGGCCTGAACGTGGTGGTGGGTTTTGCCGGCCTGCTGGACCTGGGCTATATCGCCTTCTACGCCATCGGTGCCTATACCGCCGGCTTGCTGGCCTCGCCGCAGTTCGCCGCGGTGATCGAGTCCTTCATCAACACCTATCCCTCCATCGGCAATTTCCTGGTGTGGTTGTGTGGTCCGCAGATCGTGCAGAACGGTATCCACCTCTCGCTGTGGTTGATCGTGCCGATCTCGGGCGTGCTGGCAGCGATCTTCGGTGCGCTCCTGGGTGCGCCGACCCTGAAGCTGCGGGGTGACTACCTGGCCATCGTGACGCTGGGCTTCGGCGAGATCATCCGTATCTTCATGAACAATCTGAACGCGCCAGTCAACATCACCAACGGCCCGCAGGGTATCAACCTGATCGACCCGATTCGCGTCTTTGGCGTGTCGCTGGCGGGCGAACCGGGTTCCGGTTCGATGGTCAAGGTGTTGGGTATGAGCCTGCCCTCGGTCAATGCCTACTACTACCTGTTCCTGGTGCTGTGCATCTTCGTGATCTTCTTCTCCACGCGCCTGCAGGACTCGCGCCTGGGTCGCGCCTGGGTGGCCATCCGTGAAGATGAGATCGCCGCCAAGGCGATGGGCATCAACACCCGCAACGTCAAGTTGCTGGCCTTTGCCATGGGCGCGTCCTTCGGTGGCGTGGCCGGCGCCATGTTCGGCGCCTTCCAGGGCTTCGTCTCGCCGGAATCCTTCTCCCTGACCGAATCCATCGCCGTGCTGGCCATGGTGGTGCTGGGCGGTATCGGTCACATCCCTGGCGTGGTGCTGGGTGGCGTGATCCTGGCCGCGCTGCCGGAAGTGCTGCGCCACGTGGTGGAACCGCTGCAGATGGCCATCTTCGGCCGTGTGTGGATCGATGCCGAAGTGCTGCGCCAGCTGCTCTACGGCCTGGCCATGGTGGTCATCATGCTGACCCGCCCGGCCGGCCTGTGGCCCTCGCCGCGCCATGAAGACCGTCCCGAAGTGGACCATACCAAAGTCGGTACCACCGGCGAAGTCAAAGCCTAA
- a CDS encoding ferritin-like domain-containing protein produces MTMTKNPPQTEQSKKPGFHLDKEAIRAAASKIDDGAVTEGYRGNREEVVAMLNDALATELLCVMRYKRHYYTAKGLEIEAIKGEFLQHAQEEQSHADQIAERIVQLNGEPDFNPQTIAERSHAQYDESNDIKDMIRANLVEERVAIEAYRQMIERIGDDDPTTKHLLIQIMAQEEEHADDMSDLLGL; encoded by the coding sequence ATGACCATGACCAAGAATCCGCCCCAGACCGAGCAGAGCAAGAAGCCCGGCTTCCACCTCGACAAAGAAGCCATTCGCGCTGCGGCCAGCAAGATCGATGACGGTGCCGTCACCGAAGGCTATCGCGGCAACCGCGAAGAAGTGGTGGCCATGTTGAATGATGCCCTGGCCACCGAACTGCTGTGCGTGATGCGCTACAAGCGCCACTACTACACCGCCAAGGGCCTGGAGATCGAGGCTATCAAGGGCGAGTTCCTGCAGCACGCGCAGGAAGAACAAAGTCATGCCGACCAGATCGCCGAGCGCATCGTGCAACTCAATGGCGAGCCGGACTTCAATCCCCAGACCATCGCCGAGCGCAGCCATGCGCAGTACGACGAATCGAACGACATCAAGGACATGATCCGCGCCAACCTGGTCGAGGAGCGGGTCGCCATCGAAGCCTATCGCCAGATGATCGAACGCATCGGCGATGACGATCCGACTACCAAGCACCTGCTCATCCAGATCATGGCGCAGGAAGAAGAACACGCCGATGACATGAGCGATCTGCTGGGGCTGTAA
- a CDS encoding PA2169 family four-helix-bundle protein codes for MTNDHLISTLNDLIQISIDGEKGFRACAEDAQERYIPYKETFMTRATECAQTVLDLQNLVQRLGGEPANHSTLGGTLHRQWVNLKSAITGRDDESILEECERGEDAAVNAYRKALSEDLPSDIRLLIERQYQGVLANHDKVRSLRNEVRARKSA; via the coding sequence ATGACCAACGACCACCTGATTTCCACCCTCAACGATTTGATCCAGATTTCCATCGATGGCGAAAAAGGTTTTCGCGCCTGTGCCGAGGATGCCCAGGAACGCTACATCCCCTACAAGGAAACCTTCATGACCCGCGCCACCGAGTGTGCCCAGACGGTGCTGGACCTGCAGAACCTGGTGCAGCGCCTGGGAGGAGAGCCGGCCAACCACAGCACACTGGGCGGCACCCTGCATCGCCAGTGGGTCAACCTCAAGAGCGCCATCACCGGACGGGATGACGAAAGCATCCTGGAAGAATGCGAACGCGGCGAGGATGCCGCCGTCAATGCCTACCGCAAGGCCTTGAGCGAAGACTTGCCCAGCGATATCCGCCTGCTCATCGAGCGCCAGTACCAGGGCGTACTGGCCAACCATGACAAGGTGCGCAGCCTGCGCAATGAGGTGCGAGCGCGCAAGTCGGCATGA
- a CDS encoding CsbD family protein, whose product MNKKTITGQLQLALGKFEQGVGAMLGNVQLQRAAQRRQMDGRILHAVGEAQDLIKRSLRQRAGSA is encoded by the coding sequence ATGAACAAGAAGACGATCACCGGCCAGTTGCAGTTGGCCCTGGGCAAGTTTGAGCAGGGTGTCGGTGCGATGCTGGGCAATGTGCAACTGCAACGTGCTGCCCAGCGCCGCCAGATGGATGGCCGCATCCTGCACGCCGTGGGCGAGGCGCAAGACCTCATCAAGCGTTCGCTGCGGCAACGGGCAGGATCGGCGTAA
- the ispH gene encoding 4-hydroxy-3-methylbut-2-enyl diphosphate reductase, which produces MTMDKAESEILLAQPRGFCAGVDRAIEIVERALAQFGAPIYVRHEIVHNAYVVNDLRAKGAVFIEELADVPAGNTVIFSAHGVSKAIQAEAAERGLTVFDATCPLVTKVHMEVAKMRREGREIIMIGHAGHPEVEGTMGQTEAGMHLVETVEDVARLQVADPALLAYVSQTTLSVDDTADIIAALRARFPAIAEPKKGDICYATTNRQEAVKFMAPQVEVVIVVGSPNSSNSNRLRELAEKKGVPAFMVDNATLIDPQWIVGRQRIGVTAGASAPEVLVQAVIDRIKEIGARSVRVLDGIEENVTFPLPKGLGSRPAAETV; this is translated from the coding sequence ATGACCATGGATAAAGCCGAATCTGAAATCCTGCTGGCCCAGCCCCGTGGTTTCTGTGCGGGCGTGGACCGCGCCATCGAAATCGTCGAGCGCGCCCTGGCGCAATTCGGCGCGCCCATCTACGTGCGCCATGAAATCGTGCACAACGCCTACGTGGTCAACGACCTGCGCGCCAAGGGTGCGGTGTTCATCGAAGAACTGGCCGACGTGCCGGCCGGCAACACGGTCATCTTCTCGGCCCACGGCGTCTCCAAGGCGATCCAGGCCGAAGCCGCAGAGCGTGGCTTGACCGTGTTCGACGCCACCTGCCCGCTGGTCACCAAGGTGCATATGGAAGTGGCCAAGATGCGGCGCGAAGGCCGCGAAATCATCATGATCGGCCATGCCGGCCATCCCGAAGTGGAAGGCACCATGGGCCAGACCGAAGCCGGGATGCATCTGGTGGAGACGGTCGAGGACGTGGCGCGCCTGCAGGTGGCCGATCCTGCGCTGCTGGCCTATGTCTCCCAGACCACGCTGTCGGTGGATGACACGGCCGACATCATCGCCGCCCTGCGCGCGCGTTTCCCCGCCATTGCCGAACCCAAGAAGGGCGACATCTGCTACGCCACCACCAACCGCCAGGAAGCCGTGAAATTCATGGCCCCGCAGGTGGAGGTGGTGATCGTGGTGGGCAGCCCCAACAGCTCCAACTCCAACCGTCTGCGCGAACTGGCCGAAAAGAAGGGCGTGCCGGCCTTCATGGTCGACAATGCCACCCTGATCGACCCGCAATGGATCGTCGGCCGCCAGCGCATCGGCGTCACTGCCGGCGCCTCGGCCCCGGAGGTGCTGGTGCAGGCGGTGATCGACCGCATCAAGGAAATCGGCGCGCGCAGCGTGCGGGTGTTGGATGGCATTGAAGAAAACGTCACTTTCCCCCTGCCCAAGGGCTTGGGTTCCCGTCCGGCGGCGGAAACCGTATGA